One stretch of Arachis duranensis cultivar V14167 chromosome 1, aradu.V14167.gnm2.J7QH, whole genome shotgun sequence DNA includes these proteins:
- the LOC107488174 gene encoding uncharacterized protein LOC107488174, which produces MEKMMKHQEITSKNHEASMRNLERQIGQLSKQAVIERPTSSVLSDTISNPKEECKAIQLRSGRTLVNHKEATKKPTEDDKTSSKEQVTIEEKNQEKLKEKEEPQASKKGKQIMEEPSQEQRTMVKTYTPAIPYPQRFNKEIKDQQFPKFLEVFKKLEINISLAEALEQMPPYAKFLKELINKKWSWNEKEMVILTQEYSAIIQRGLPPKLKDPRSFILPIL; this is translated from the coding sequence atggaaaagatgatgaagcaTCAGGAGATAACCAGCAAGAATCATGAAGCCTCAATGAGAAACTTAGAAAGGCAGATTGGACAACTGTCCAAGCAAGCAGTAATTGAAAGACCAACCAGTTCTGTCCTAAGTGATACCATTTCTAATCCTAAAGAAGAATGTAAGGCTATCCAATTGAGGAGTGGAAGAACTTTGGTGAATCACAAAGAAGCCACCAAGAAGCCAACAGAGGATGACAAGACCAGCAGTAAAGAGCAAGTGACAATTGAAGAAAAGAATCAAGAGAAGCTCAAGGAGAAAGAGGAACCTCAAGCTTCCAAGAAGGGGAAGCAAATAATGGAGGAGCCATCACAAGAACAGAGGACAATGGTGAAGACATACACTCCCGCCATTCCATACCCTCAAAGGTTTAACAAGGAGATCAAAGACCAACAATTCCCTAAGTTCTTAGAGGTATTCAAGAAGCTAGAGATCAATATTTCACTTGCTGAAGCTCTAGAACAAATGCCCCCATATGCAAAATTCCTCAAAGAGCTCATTAACAAGAAATGgagttggaatgagaaggagatGGTAATTCTAACACAAGAATACAGTGCTATCATCCAAAGAGGCCTTCCTCCAAAGCTCAAAGATCCAAGAAGCTTCATCCTTCCTATACTATAG